In Paenibacillus sp. JQZ6Y-1, the following proteins share a genomic window:
- the clpB gene encoding ATP-dependent chaperone ClpB, whose amino-acid sequence MDYNKLTNKLQQAVAMAQSLATSMGHQEIGTAHLLKALLEQEEGLLPRLLHKLNVSPNVISQQNDEQLRRKASISGSSAVSRYASAGLLAVLNQAEQEAVEMKDEYVAVEHAFLALLEVDDAGNRDVYQLLRQHGLKRDAVLSALADIRGHQRITSKDPEATYEVLEKYGRDLVADVRAGKVDPVIGRDDEIRRVIRILSRKTKNNPVLIGEPGVGKTAIVEGLAHRIVRKDVPEGLKDKMIFSLDMSALVAGAKYRGEFEERLQAVLREIKQSNGQIILFIDELHTIVGAGKTEGAMDAGNMLKPMLARGELHCIGATTLDEYRTYIEKDPALERRFQQVLVSEPNVEDTISILRGLKERFEVHHGVKIHDNAIVAAGVLSDRYISDRFLPDKAIDLIDEACAMIRTEIDSMPSEMDEVTRRIMKMEIEEAALKKETDELSLSRLEHLQRELANLKEKQLEMKARWDKEKEVIDHINIIKKQLEQARLDLEKAQEEYDLNKSAELSYGIIPDLERQLKQAEEAAQTEQEGRLLREAVTEEEIADIVSRWTGVPVSRLVEGEREKLLRLEEVLHERVVGQEEAVQLVADAVIRSRAGIKDPNRPIGSFLFLGPTGVGKTELAKAIAASLFDREENMIRIDMSEYMEKHSVSRLVGAPPGYVGYEEGGQLTEAVRRQPYSVILLDEVEKAHPDVFNLLLQLLDDGRLTDSQGRNVDFKNTIVIMTSNIGSVHLLNAMERDGDIPESVRQTVLRELNSHFRPEFLNRVDDIVIFKPLNRSEIRQIVLKLAEGLRQRLHDRQIGLQISEEAASLIADEGFDPAYGARPLKRFIQRALETKVARALIAGEALPGSTVDVTVQDGQLRVQIAAASSAHPVGTSL is encoded by the coding sequence ATGGACTACAACAAATTGACCAACAAGCTACAGCAGGCGGTAGCTATGGCGCAATCGCTAGCGACTAGTATGGGGCATCAGGAGATTGGCACTGCCCATTTGCTCAAAGCGCTACTGGAACAAGAAGAGGGATTACTCCCCCGGCTGCTGCATAAGCTGAATGTCTCCCCTAACGTAATCAGTCAGCAAAACGATGAACAGCTACGCCGCAAAGCGAGCATTAGCGGATCATCAGCGGTGAGCCGTTATGCGTCGGCAGGGCTGCTAGCTGTATTGAACCAAGCGGAGCAGGAAGCAGTAGAGATGAAGGATGAGTATGTGGCGGTAGAGCATGCCTTTCTGGCACTACTGGAAGTGGACGATGCAGGGAATCGGGATGTGTACCAGCTGCTGCGCCAGCATGGATTGAAGCGCGACGCTGTACTCTCAGCACTCGCGGACATTCGTGGGCATCAGCGTATTACGAGTAAGGACCCAGAAGCTACCTATGAAGTGCTAGAAAAATATGGGCGCGATCTAGTTGCCGATGTACGCGCGGGTAAAGTCGATCCAGTGATTGGTCGTGATGACGAGATCCGTCGTGTCATTCGCATCCTATCGCGCAAAACGAAAAACAATCCTGTATTGATCGGCGAACCGGGTGTTGGTAAGACGGCAATCGTGGAGGGCTTGGCGCATCGCATTGTGCGCAAGGATGTGCCGGAGGGCTTGAAGGACAAAATGATCTTCTCGCTGGATATGAGCGCACTCGTCGCGGGTGCGAAGTATCGCGGTGAATTTGAGGAACGATTACAAGCAGTATTGCGTGAGATCAAGCAGAGTAACGGGCAAATTATTCTGTTTATCGACGAACTGCATACGATTGTCGGCGCAGGGAAAACCGAGGGCGCGATGGATGCGGGCAATATGCTAAAGCCGATGTTAGCGCGCGGTGAGCTGCATTGTATCGGTGCCACTACGCTGGATGAATACCGCACCTATATTGAAAAAGACCCTGCATTGGAGCGTCGTTTCCAGCAGGTGCTTGTGAGCGAGCCGAATGTGGAGGATACCATCTCCATTTTGCGTGGCTTGAAGGAGCGATTTGAAGTACATCATGGAGTCAAAATTCATGATAACGCCATTGTAGCGGCGGGCGTGCTGTCAGACCGATATATTTCCGATCGTTTTCTGCCGGACAAAGCGATTGATCTGATCGACGAGGCATGCGCGATGATTCGGACTGAGATTGATTCGATGCCGTCCGAGATGGACGAAGTCACTCGCCGCATCATGAAGATGGAGATCGAGGAAGCCGCTTTGAAAAAAGAAACCGACGAGCTGAGTCTATCCCGTCTGGAGCATTTGCAGCGTGAATTGGCGAATCTCAAGGAAAAGCAGCTAGAGATGAAGGCGCGTTGGGATAAGGAAAAAGAAGTAATCGACCATATCAATATCATCAAAAAGCAATTGGAGCAGGCGCGGCTTGATCTAGAAAAGGCGCAGGAAGAATACGATCTGAACAAATCCGCCGAGCTGAGCTACGGCATCATCCCTGATCTGGAGCGCCAATTGAAGCAGGCAGAAGAAGCGGCGCAAACTGAGCAGGAAGGACGATTGCTGCGTGAGGCGGTGACTGAAGAAGAGATTGCCGACATCGTATCCCGCTGGACAGGAGTGCCTGTTAGTCGTCTAGTCGAGGGCGAGCGCGAGAAGCTGCTGCGTTTGGAAGAGGTGCTGCATGAGCGAGTAGTCGGTCAAGAGGAAGCGGTCCAACTCGTTGCCGATGCCGTGATCCGTTCGCGAGCTGGCATCAAGGACCCGAATCGTCCGATCGGTTCCTTCCTGTTTCTCGGTCCAACCGGTGTCGGCAAAACCGAGCTTGCCAAAGCGATTGCTGCATCCCTGTTTGATCGTGAGGAGAATATGATCCGTATCGATATGTCTGAGTATATGGAGAAGCATAGCGTTTCCCGTCTCGTCGGCGCGCCTCCGGGCTATGTTGGGTATGAGGAAGGCGGTCAATTGACCGAAGCGGTACGCCGTCAGCCCTATTCGGTCATTTTGCTAGATGAAGTGGAGAAGGCACATCCTGACGTATTCAACCTGCTGCTGCAATTACTGGATGATGGTCGATTGACCGATTCGCAGGGACGCAATGTCGATTTTAAAAATACGATTGTGATCATGACATCCAATATTGGCTCCGTGCATCTGCTGAATGCGATGGAGCGTGACGGGGATATACCTGAATCGGTACGGCAAACGGTACTGCGTGAGTTGAATAGTCATTTTCGACCAGAGTTTCTGAATCGGGTGGATGATATTGTGATCTTCAAGCCACTGAACCGCAGCGAGATTCGTCAGATTGTGCTCAAGCTGGCGGAAGGGCTGCGTCAGCGTCTGCATGATCGTCAGATTGGCTTGCAGATTAGCGAGGAAGCAGCGAGTCTGATTGCAGACGAAGGCTTTGACCCCGCATACGGTGCGCGTCCGTTGAAGCGGTTTATCCAGCGTGCATTGGAAACGAAGGTCGCCCGTGCATTGATTGCTGGGGAAGCATTACCGGGTTCCACAGTAGATGTGACCGTGCAGGATGGGCAATTGCGTGTACAGATTGCTGCGGCGTCTTCGGCGCATCCAGTAGGCACGTCACTATAA
- a CDS encoding DnaJ C-terminal domain-containing protein yields the protein MSRSYYDILGVSSTASKQEVKKAYQKLAKQWHPDVNKDEQAESKFKEITEAYEVIGNEKSRQQYDEKLKYQSARRAYEGGAGSSAGQRSTGSGSGAGAWREQQTNAGRGFVDEDLFDMFFGERMNGYDIFGEAASGLGSEYWNNGAQQRTTRATMNITLEQAYRGDQLPVQLGGSKIHVKIPERIQNDRTIRVRGTGVNGIQTDTELLITLHILPHSTFELDGSHLLATLQIAPWEAVLGSEAQVQLPDTSRVRVKVPAGIQSGRKLRIPGKGLKDDDSGYGDLMLSVEIVVPTDLSVRERELYEELSRTSRYRAKMKRNR from the coding sequence ATGTCCCGCAGTTACTACGATATTCTCGGCGTGTCATCCACCGCCTCCAAGCAGGAGGTCAAAAAAGCCTATCAAAAACTCGCCAAGCAATGGCATCCTGATGTAAATAAGGATGAGCAGGCAGAATCCAAGTTTAAGGAAATCACTGAAGCCTATGAGGTCATCGGCAATGAGAAGAGTCGGCAACAATACGACGAGAAGCTGAAGTACCAGTCAGCGCGTCGTGCTTATGAAGGCGGTGCTGGCAGTTCAGCGGGTCAGCGTTCCACAGGTAGCGGCAGTGGTGCCGGTGCATGGCGCGAGCAGCAGACGAATGCTGGACGAGGATTTGTTGATGAGGATTTGTTTGATATGTTTTTCGGTGAGCGGATGAATGGCTACGATATATTTGGTGAAGCGGCAAGCGGATTGGGCAGCGAATACTGGAATAACGGTGCGCAGCAGCGTACAACGCGTGCCACGATGAATATTACGCTAGAGCAGGCATACCGTGGGGATCAACTACCGGTACAGCTCGGCGGTTCCAAAATACATGTCAAAATCCCTGAACGTATTCAAAATGACCGAACCATTCGCGTTCGTGGAACTGGCGTGAACGGTATTCAAACGGATACTGAGCTGCTGATTACGCTGCATATTCTCCCACATTCCACCTTTGAACTGGATGGCAGTCACTTGCTTGCAACTCTGCAAATTGCACCTTGGGAAGCCGTCTTAGGCTCAGAAGCGCAGGTACAGCTACCGGACACATCGCGTGTACGGGTCAAGGTTCCCGCCGGTATCCAGTCCGGGCGCAAGCTGCGCATTCCCGGTAAAGGGCTAAAAGACGACGATAGCGGATACGGCGATCTAATGCTCAGTGTTGAGATTGTGGTTCCGACTGATCTGAGTGTACGTGAACGCGAGCTATACGAGGAATTATCCCGTACCAGCCGCTACCGGGCAAAGATGAAGCGCAATCGTTAA
- a CDS encoding Hsp20/alpha crystallin family protein — translation MFDLVPFGKRREDAFGHLMKSFQDVFQDEFWAPFQSSTVSFKTDIREQDDAYLVEAELPGFQKEDIQIDYTAPYLTIKAVRHEQVDNEENEQGKVVRMERRYGEYVRRFHVQDIAEEQIQASLKDGLLKLHIPKRPRPQGKTIEIQSGE, via the coding sequence ATGTTTGATCTGGTTCCATTTGGTAAACGTCGTGAGGATGCATTTGGACATCTGATGAAGTCCTTCCAAGATGTGTTTCAGGATGAATTTTGGGCGCCGTTCCAATCGTCAACCGTTTCCTTCAAAACCGATATTCGTGAACAGGACGATGCTTATCTTGTTGAAGCAGAGCTACCTGGTTTTCAAAAGGAAGATATTCAAATCGACTATACTGCACCGTATTTAACAATTAAGGCTGTACGTCATGAACAGGTGGACAACGAAGAGAACGAGCAGGGCAAGGTTGTACGTATGGAGCGTCGATATGGTGAGTATGTACGTCGTTTCCATGTACAGGATATTGCCGAAGAGCAGATTCAAGCCTCGCTAAAAGATGGATTGCTCAAGCTGCATATTCCAAAACGTCCGCGTCCGCAGGGCAAAACGATTGAAATTCAGTCGGGTGAATAA
- a CDS encoding AraC family transcriptional regulator, with product MCATSFAIDTSNQRELTLHRTTTLPLACYETNIRQHAQGYIPLHWHDELQFVLITQGQALFQVQDQQVHIREGEVLFINSGCLHMAEAVQGYECTYICLDVAPQFVTTQELYASCVQPYIQATNLPFTLIDPQQAWGHDIAQAIRLIRQSLQKRPAFFEMELAVQLASIWKSLISHGFQPEYHAADMVKSQRMKQMLEWIHLHYADRVTLDEIATAGALSRSECCRYFRRFLKTTPLNYVADYRIQQSLMLLQGERSVTEAAYQVGFNSTSYFIERFRSVMHMTPLSYKKRSEKVK from the coding sequence ATGTGTGCAACCAGCTTTGCTATTGATACAAGCAATCAGCGCGAGTTGACGCTGCATCGAACGACGACATTGCCACTTGCTTGCTATGAAACGAATATTCGTCAGCATGCGCAGGGCTATATTCCTTTGCACTGGCATGATGAATTGCAGTTTGTGCTGATTACGCAGGGGCAAGCATTATTTCAAGTACAGGATCAACAGGTGCATATACGCGAAGGAGAGGTATTGTTTATCAACAGTGGATGTCTGCATATGGCGGAAGCGGTGCAGGGATATGAATGTACCTATATCTGCTTGGATGTTGCTCCGCAGTTTGTAACAACACAGGAATTATATGCAAGCTGTGTGCAGCCGTATATTCAGGCAACCAATTTGCCGTTTACGCTTATCGATCCTCAGCAGGCGTGGGGGCATGATATTGCGCAAGCCATCCGTTTGATCCGGCAATCGCTACAGAAACGACCTGCCTTTTTTGAAATGGAACTGGCGGTACAGCTAGCATCCATCTGGAAAAGCCTAATCAGCCACGGCTTCCAGCCGGAATACCATGCAGCAGACATGGTCAAAAGCCAGCGTATGAAGCAGATGCTGGAATGGATTCATCTGCATTATGCTGACAGAGTGACACTGGACGAGATTGCTACGGCAGGAGCGTTAAGCCGCTCGGAATGCTGCCGATATTTTCGTCGCTTTTTAAAAACAACACCGCTTAATTATGTGGCGGATTATCGGATTCAGCAGAGTCTAATGCTGTTGCAGGGCGAACGCAGTGTAACAGAGGCGGCGTATCAGGTAGGCTTCAACAGCACAAGTTATTTTATCGAGCGTTTCCGCAGTGTGATGCACATGACTCCACTAAGCTATAAAAAAAGGTCAGAAAAGGTCAAATAA
- a CDS encoding EamA family transporter encodes MGLSSRSKGLWLVIIGATCWGIGGTVAKKLFAQFAVDVNWLVSTRLLVAGILLLALQYILSGRSAVFSVWTNRSTARQLILFGLAGMLAVQYTYMASIQHGNAAVATLLQYLSPVMIIVYLLLRRQMAFTPRDGIMVFLALLGCFLLLTNGSLAGLTVPAPAIIWGILSSVAAAFYTLYAASLVRQYDSLTIVGWAMVIGGCGLSLIHPPWQTDFAHMSSVIWLYMAFIIVFGTMIAFWFYVKSLQYLPAREVSLLGSLEPLAAVLTTVFWLHTPFGWFQWLGTACIIGLILLLTLNRQSTAA; translated from the coding sequence ATGGGATTATCATCTAGAAGTAAGGGATTATGGCTTGTAATTATCGGAGCGACTTGCTGGGGCATCGGCGGTACGGTTGCCAAAAAGCTGTTCGCTCAATTTGCCGTTGATGTCAATTGGCTCGTTAGTACGCGCTTGCTCGTAGCAGGTATCCTGCTGCTGGCGCTTCAATATATACTGAGCGGTCGTTCTGCCGTCTTCTCTGTTTGGACCAATAGATCCACAGCTAGACAGTTAATTCTATTCGGTTTGGCAGGTATGCTGGCTGTGCAATATACCTATATGGCATCAATTCAGCATGGTAATGCCGCAGTTGCAACTCTATTGCAATATTTATCGCCTGTAATGATCATTGTATACCTGCTGCTTCGTCGGCAAATGGCGTTCACTCCCCGTGATGGCATTATGGTATTCTTGGCACTGCTGGGCTGCTTCCTGCTGCTTACCAATGGTTCGCTAGCAGGTTTGACCGTACCAGCACCCGCGATCATCTGGGGCATATTGTCCAGTGTAGCTGCTGCTTTTTATACCTTATATGCTGCGTCGCTCGTCCGGCAGTACGATTCACTGACGATTGTAGGCTGGGCGATGGTGATTGGGGGCTGTGGCTTGAGCCTAATTCATCCGCCGTGGCAGACCGACTTTGCTCATATGTCATCGGTAATTTGGCTGTATATGGCATTTATTATCGTGTTCGGTACGATGATTGCCTTCTGGTTTTATGTAAAAAGTTTGCAATACTTACCTGCACGCGAAGTCAGTCTACTCGGCAGTCTGGAGCCGCTAGCAGCAGTGCTTACTACCGTGTTCTGGCTACATACACCCTTTGGATGGTTTCAATGGCTCGGTACTGCCTGCATTATCGGATTGATTTTGCTGCTGACCTTGAATCGTCAATCGACGGCAGCGTGA
- a CDS encoding acetylxylan esterase: MISHAIARRIRDLEQYSPMLTAPADLDEFWSRTLEKFRDKPLNDHVEEQPTPMKAVQAFKVTYEGFDDTPLSGWFVRPAGQEQEALPCIVMYHGYTGSKGYPEEYAQWAAMGYAVFAIDVRGQGGETGNRMPSEFGMSTGWLTQGILDKEQFYYLAITIDALKAVEWAAARHDVDASRIAVYGASQGGGLSLITAALSDIPAVAVANIPNMCHMDFGILNSESSLKEAAQFVSRYPEHLGQVLQTLSYFDMLNLGDRVKIPLLVSCGLKDMVCLPETIFAAYNRIRAPKDIAVYPFDGHYVGPHHTRRTMEFLQQHFG, from the coding sequence ATGATAAGCCATGCGATTGCACGCAGAATACGTGATTTGGAACAATATTCCCCAATGTTGACCGCGCCAGCCGATTTGGATGAATTTTGGAGTCGGACGTTGGAGAAGTTTCGTGATAAGCCGCTGAATGATCATGTGGAAGAACAACCGACACCGATGAAAGCGGTACAAGCATTCAAGGTGACATATGAAGGATTTGACGATACGCCATTGTCGGGCTGGTTTGTCCGTCCGGCTGGTCAAGAGCAGGAAGCGTTGCCGTGTATTGTGATGTATCACGGGTACACCGGCAGTAAAGGATACCCGGAGGAATATGCGCAGTGGGCGGCAATGGGCTATGCCGTATTTGCCATTGATGTGCGCGGACAAGGTGGCGAGACGGGTAATCGTATGCCATCGGAGTTCGGTATGAGTACAGGCTGGCTGACACAAGGGATTCTAGATAAGGAGCAGTTTTATTATCTGGCAATTACGATTGATGCGCTAAAAGCTGTGGAATGGGCAGCCGCACGTCATGATGTGGATGCTTCGCGTATTGCCGTGTATGGCGCGAGTCAAGGCGGTGGACTATCGCTGATTACGGCGGCGCTAAGTGATATTCCGGCAGTTGCGGTCGCTAATATTCCGAATATGTGTCATATGGATTTTGGCATTTTGAATTCGGAAAGCTCGTTGAAGGAAGCGGCACAGTTTGTCAGTCGTTACCCAGAGCATCTTGGTCAGGTGCTGCAAACGCTTAGCTACTTCGATATGCTTAATCTGGGCGACCGAGTGAAGATTCCATTGCTTGTATCCTGTGGGCTGAAGGATATGGTATGTTTGCCGGAAACGATCTTTGCAGCATATAATCGTATCCGCGCACCGAAGGACATTGCAGTGTATCCGTTTGACGGTCATTATGTTGGACCGCATCATACGCGACGTACGATGGAGTTTCTGCAGCAGCATTTTGGATAA
- a CDS encoding DUF418 domain-containing protein, translating into MNTSGTRLQLVDAMRGFSLLGIIMANMLIFQYGSWGLMDLQAVSLTTLDYVVNGLLEVFVVGSFMPIFALLFGFGIVKMKESLERRQLSPYTHLSRRFLLLMLIGMAHAFFIWEGDILTYYGLFGFGLLLYLRCRPATLLVWTSIGFGVLLLMGLASVLVSDSGSSMAEEQYALNMLSVYSQGSYLDILLHRNTVTPLGSSPFSFLLMFLLIALSSMLYIPLFWLGMYMAKKGVFEQASTKRFFYLRGMLILLPLGLAIKTLPWFMPVLEWETLALLIGGPVLALGYVFAFAWLYVKVSEHRWMSHFAAVGKLSLSNYLLQSIIATTLFYGYGFGWFGQLGVAAGACVALGIYALQWLLSPLYLRHYSYGPVEKLLRMWTNLSRNGQPKAATNEVHPAS; encoded by the coding sequence ATGAACACATCTGGAACACGTTTACAGTTAGTGGATGCGATGCGCGGCTTTTCACTGCTCGGTATTATTATGGCGAATATGCTGATTTTTCAATATGGCAGTTGGGGACTAATGGATCTACAGGCTGTTTCTCTTACGACTCTGGATTATGTCGTTAATGGACTGTTGGAGGTATTTGTTGTCGGCAGCTTTATGCCGATTTTTGCGCTATTATTTGGCTTTGGCATTGTGAAAATGAAGGAGAGTTTGGAACGAAGACAATTGTCACCATATACGCATCTGAGCAGACGCTTTTTGCTGTTGATGCTAATTGGAATGGCGCACGCCTTTTTTATCTGGGAGGGCGATATTTTAACGTATTACGGGCTGTTTGGGTTTGGATTGCTGCTGTATCTTCGTTGTCGTCCAGCTACATTGCTAGTATGGACATCCATCGGATTTGGAGTATTGCTGCTTATGGGATTGGCGAGCGTACTAGTATCCGATTCCGGCAGCAGTATGGCAGAGGAACAGTACGCATTGAATATGCTGTCTGTGTATAGTCAGGGCAGTTATCTGGATATTCTGCTGCATCGTAATACCGTGACACCACTTGGATCGTCTCCGTTTAGCTTTTTGCTGATGTTTTTACTGATTGCTCTATCATCTATGCTGTATATTCCCCTGTTCTGGCTAGGAATGTATATGGCGAAAAAAGGTGTATTTGAGCAAGCGAGCACCAAACGCTTCTTTTATCTGCGCGGCATGCTAATTTTGCTCCCGCTTGGTTTGGCGATCAAAACACTACCATGGTTCATGCCGGTGCTGGAATGGGAAACGCTGGCGCTTTTGATTGGCGGTCCCGTACTCGCGCTGGGGTATGTGTTTGCTTTTGCGTGGTTATATGTCAAAGTGAGCGAACATCGCTGGATGAGTCACTTTGCCGCTGTAGGTAAGCTGTCGCTAAGCAACTATTTGCTACAAAGCATAATCGCTACCACCCTATTTTACGGCTACGGCTTCGGTTGGTTCGGGCAGCTTGGAGTGGCAGCAGGTGCTTGTGTAGCATTAGGGATCTATGCGCTGCAATGGCTGCTAAGCCCGTTGTATTTGCGCCACTACTCCTACGGTCCGGTGGAAAAGCTACTGCGTATGTGGACGAATCTATCCCGTAATGGTCAGCCAAAAGCTGCAACCAATGAAGTTCATCCCGCCTCATAA
- a CDS encoding GNAT family N-acetyltransferase yields MEQQTLVIREAHQEDIPVLTILMDQLGYPVSEDDLRRRFTALQEHQDYQAYVAEADGEVVGMIGLIHQMRFERDGTHVRVGALVVDEKVRGGGIGRALLQAAEGWAGTMGARAITLNSGNREERTGAHDFYRHMGYTGGSTGFVKPLQ; encoded by the coding sequence ATGGAACAGCAAACGCTTGTGATTCGTGAAGCACATCAGGAGGATATTCCGGTATTGACGATATTGATGGATCAACTCGGTTATCCGGTGTCGGAGGACGATTTGCGCAGACGGTTTACGGCATTGCAGGAGCATCAGGATTATCAGGCGTATGTCGCGGAAGCAGATGGCGAAGTGGTCGGTATGATTGGCTTGATTCATCAGATGCGTTTTGAACGGGATGGTACGCATGTCCGTGTTGGAGCGTTGGTAGTAGATGAAAAGGTTCGTGGTGGTGGCATCGGTCGTGCTCTGCTTCAGGCAGCAGAGGGCTGGGCAGGTACGATGGGTGCGCGGGCAATTACGCTGAATAGCGGCAATCGCGAAGAGCGAACAGGTGCGCATGATTTTTATCGTCATATGGGTTATACAGGAGGATCGACAGGGTTTGTAAAGCCATTGCAGTAA
- a CDS encoding GNAT family N-acetyltransferase — MNDFNRRLEQSSLRTWATLHTYTLQGLALRTAQGYTKRSNSVSVLDYDGGIVDMANSIMQCEAYYRAKQLPTIFKLTEDTASASFDRILEQKHYDKRDLSLVQWLSLNSNTPDYSVEHASIPNFPYDGANQLTISHHYADLDVASITEWVKLADVIGEMSEQAQQMIPQLLQASQCPYRGIIVYVEDQPAACALAVCDEDFVGIYDVMTGETFRRQGLARYAVNELLNWGKQMGAQYAYLQVVADNKPACRLYEQLGFQHAYRYWYRVENT; from the coding sequence ATGAATGACTTCAATAGAAGACTGGAGCAAAGCAGTTTGCGCACATGGGCGACGCTGCATACCTATACTTTGCAAGGGCTGGCGCTTCGGACGGCACAAGGCTATACCAAACGCTCTAATTCAGTCAGTGTACTGGATTATGATGGGGGTATTGTAGATATGGCAAATAGCATTATGCAATGTGAAGCCTATTATCGTGCAAAGCAGCTGCCAACGATTTTTAAACTAACCGAAGATACAGCATCTGCATCATTTGACCGGATATTGGAGCAAAAGCATTATGACAAACGCGATCTGTCGCTTGTGCAATGGCTTTCGCTGAATAGCAATACACCCGACTACTCTGTTGAACATGCGAGCATACCAAATTTTCCATATGATGGTGCTAACCAACTTACTATTTCTCATCACTATGCCGATCTGGATGTTGCTTCAATAACAGAATGGGTCAAGCTGGCAGATGTTATTGGTGAAATGTCGGAGCAAGCGCAGCAGATGATCCCGCAATTGCTGCAAGCCAGTCAATGTCCGTATAGGGGAATCATCGTTTATGTAGAAGACCAACCCGCAGCTTGTGCGCTTGCTGTATGCGATGAGGATTTTGTGGGTATATATGATGTGATGACGGGTGAGACATTTCGTCGTCAGGGGCTGGCGCGTTATGCTGTGAATGAATTGCTCAACTGGGGCAAGCAGATGGGGGCGCAATATGCGTATTTGCAGGTGGTTGCGGATAACAAACCTGCTTGCAGACTGTATGAGCAGCTTGGCTTCCAGCATGCGTATCGGTATTGGTACAGAGTAGAGAATACCTAA
- a CDS encoding cytochrome P450 yields the protein MSQTKTKYANYIPMRELNTTENQLYPFHAYNELMEQTPVRYDENRKCWDVFRYEDVQYVLKNPKLFSSQRNRSNQSLLYMDPPKHKQLRDLVNQAFTPKRIEQLAPHIQNIADDLLAPHLTKGHINLVHELATPLPVIVIAELIGVPTTDRDAFKHWSDLLVKGARDDSEEAFQELMDEKTRAHDELEQYFGEIVNQRREHLKNDLISLLIQADIEGEQLSDLEIIRFCILLLSAGNETTTNLITNAVRILSEQPELQQQLRENPEWIPMAVEETLRYYPPIVAIGRVAHEDVELQGQHIQAGQQVISWVGAANRDERKFSQAEAFIPNRKPNQHMGFGFGIHFCLGAPLARLEGRVVLQTLLRHMEHIQLANDAQLKPIQSAFVFGVQEYPITFNPLNP from the coding sequence ATGAGTCAGACAAAAACCAAGTACGCCAACTATATCCCGATGCGAGAATTGAACACAACGGAGAACCAATTGTATCCATTTCATGCGTATAATGAATTAATGGAGCAAACCCCTGTCCGCTATGATGAGAATCGGAAATGCTGGGATGTATTCCGGTACGAAGATGTACAGTATGTACTCAAAAACCCAAAATTATTCTCATCTCAGCGCAATCGTAGCAATCAAAGCCTGTTGTATATGGACCCGCCGAAGCATAAACAGCTTCGCGATCTGGTCAATCAGGCATTTACACCGAAACGAATTGAGCAGCTAGCTCCGCATATCCAAAATATCGCGGACGATCTACTGGCTCCCCATCTGACAAAAGGTCATATCAATCTGGTTCATGAGCTGGCTACACCGTTACCTGTAATCGTCATTGCTGAACTAATTGGTGTACCTACAACAGATCGAGATGCCTTCAAGCACTGGTCCGATCTGCTTGTCAAAGGTGCGCGTGACGACAGCGAAGAAGCGTTTCAGGAATTGATGGACGAAAAAACACGTGCGCACGATGAACTAGAGCAGTATTTTGGCGAAATTGTTAATCAGCGTCGTGAGCACCTGAAAAACGATCTGATCTCTCTGCTCATTCAGGCAGATATTGAAGGAGAACAATTAAGCGATCTGGAAATTATCCGATTCTGCATCCTGCTGCTATCAGCTGGTAATGAAACGACGACCAATCTGATTACCAATGCGGTTCGTATTTTGTCTGAGCAACCTGAGCTGCAACAGCAATTGCGCGAGAATCCCGAATGGATTCCGATGGCTGTGGAAGAAACGCTGCGGTATTATCCACCAATCGTGGCAATTGGTCGGGTGGCGCATGAGGATGTAGAGCTGCAAGGTCAGCATATTCAGGCAGGACAGCAGGTCATCTCTTGGGTCGGTGCAGCCAACCGCGATGAACGCAAATTCTCACAGGCAGAAGCATTTATCCCCAATCGCAAACCGAATCAACATATGGGCTTTGGTTTTGGTATCCATTTTTGCCTCGGCGCTCCACTCGCCCGTTTAGAAGGTCGAGTCGTGTTACAAACCCTGCTGCGTCATATGGAACATATCCAGTTAGCAAATGATGCTCAGCTGAAGCCGATCCAGAGTGCTTTTGTGTTCGGTGTGCAGGAGTATCCAATCACATTTAACCCGCTCAATCCGTGA